ATGGGCACGCCGGCCAGCTTGCCGCCCTTGCCTTCGGCAATCAGGGCGTCGGCCGCCTTGGCCTGGGCCAGGGTGGCGTCTTCATCGATGGCGACAAAAGCGCCCAGGTTCTGGTGCTGCTTGGCGCGGGCCAGGAAATGCTGGGCGGCTTCGGTGGCGGAGACCTGCTTGGCGCGCAGTTGCGCGGCCAGCTCGGCCACGCTCAATTGGTGGAGTTCGGTTTGGCTCATGTTCTTGTGGTTCCGCGCGTTTATTCGATGACCTTGGGCACGAGGAAGTAACCCTTTTCGGCTGCAGGGGCGTTCTGCATGTTGGCGTCGCGGTTATTGCCCTCACTTACCAAATCGTCACGTAGCCGTAAGGCGACGTCCTGGATGGCAGCCACGGGATGTGACAGAGGGCTGACGCCCGAAGTATCCACAGCCTGCATTTTTTCGACGATGCCGAAAAAGTTGTTTAGTTGCGCGAGCATGCGCTTACTTTCGTCTTGCGACAGTTCAAGGCGGGCCAAGTTGGCGATGCGCGCAATGTCTTGATCGTTCAATGCCATAGAAATTATTTAACAGGGCCGCCGCGTGTAAAGCAGTGTTTCTAACCCTGACAGTAGAAGTTATTCACAGGGGATACGGTATTATCTCGGCTTTGCCGCAATACCTCCGTTCGGCTGGTCATTGTGCAAAAAATGCCCACCACCCAGACTCCATTACCTTACATCCCGGCGACGGCCAGCCGATGCGCAAGCCGTGCCTGAGAGGACCCTGAATGTTCGGAGCTTTCCGTCGGTACTTCTCCACCGACCTTGCCATTGACCTTGGCACAGCTAACACCCTGATTTTCGCCCGAGACAAGGGCATTGTTCTGGACGAACCTTCGGTGGTTGCGATCCGTCACGAAGGCGGCCCTCACGGCAAGAAGGTGATCCAGGCTGTCGGCCGCGAAGCCAAGGCCATGCTGGGCAAGGTGCCCGGCAACATCGAAGCCATCCGTCCCATGAAGGACGGCGTGATCGCCGACTTCGTGATCACCGAGCAGATGATCAAGCAGTTCATCAAGATGGTGCATCCGCGCTCGGTGCTGACGCCCAGCCCCCGCATCATCATCTGCGTGCCCTGCGGCTCCACCCAGGTCGAGCGCCGCGCCATCAAGGACGCCGCCGAAGCTGCGGGTGCCACGGCCGTGTACCTGATCGAAGAACCCATGGCAGCCGGTATCGGCGCGGGCCTGCCCGTGTCCGAAGCCTCGGGCTCCATGGTGGTGGACATCGGCGGCGGCACGACCGAAGTGGGCGTGATCTCGCTGGGCGGCATGGTCTACAAGGGTTCCGTGCGCGTCGGTGGCGACAAGTTCGACGAGTCCATCATCAGCTATATCCGTCGTAACTACGGCATGCTGATCGGCGAGCCCACGGCAGAACTGATCAAGAAGCAGATCGGCTCGGCTTTCCCCGGCTCCGAAGTCAAGGAACTGGAAGTCAAGGGTCGCAACCTGTCCGAAGGCGTGCCGCGCAGCTTCACCATCTCTTCCAACGAAGTGCTGGAAGCGCTGACCGATCCGCTCAACCAGATTGTTTCCGCCGTGAAGAACGCGCTGGAGCAGACGCCTCCCGAACTGGGTGCCGACATTGCCGAACGCGGCATGATGCTGACCGGTGGCGGCGCGCTGCTGCGCGACCTGGACCGTCTGCTGGCCGAAGAAACCGGTCTGCCCGTGCTGGTGGCCGAAGAGCCGCTGACCTGCGTGGTGCGCGGCTGCGGCATGGCACTGGAGACCATGGATCGCCAGGGCAGCATCTTCACCAGCGATTAATCGCTGTGCAATGTGGTGTTTTGCGGCACGCGGCATAGTGCGCGTACCGCAGCCACTTCCATGAACAGGGCCTGAGTCCGTGATACGCCTGCATACCGCGCTCTCTTTTTGCATTCCTTCTGGTTGGGAAGGCCGTGCGCATACGGCCATGCCCAGGGAGCGCACATGAGCCTGGACACCCTGGACCACCGCGCTCCATCACTGTTCAAGCAACAGGCCTCGCGCACTTCCCAGCTTGCCCTCTACAGCGCCTTGGCGCTGTTTTTGATGGTAGCCGACGCGCGTTTCAAGATCACCACTCCCGTGCGCTCCGCCTTGTCGGTGGCGCTGTCGCCTGTGCAATGGGTGGTGGCTCAGCCGGTGCTGGCCTATCAGAACGCCAGCCGCTATGCCGAAGTGCAGCAGCAGGCCGTGGCCCGCGAGGATGCTGCGCGCAAGGAGCTGGTCGTCATGGCTCAGCGTGCCGAACTGGCCGACGAGTTGATCAAGGAGAACGAGCATCTGCGCTCCATGCTGGAGTTGCGTGAGCGCTCGTTGACGCCGGGCCAGGTGGCCGAGGTGGTCTATGACAGCCCCGACCCCTATACGCGCCGTGTGGTGATCGACAAGGGGCAGGCCGACGGGGTCGAGCCGGGCTCACCCGTACTGGATGAAAAAGGCGTGATAGGCCAGGTCACGCGCGTCTATCCGACGCGTGCCGAGGTCACGCTGCTCATCGATCGCGATCAGGCCATTCCCGTTTTCAACCCGCGCACTGGCGCGCGCAGCGTTGCCTATGGCGATGCATCTTCGACCCGCGCC
This region of Comamonas thiooxydans genomic DNA includes:
- the gatC gene encoding Asp-tRNA(Asn)/Glu-tRNA(Gln) amidotransferase subunit GatC, which produces MALNDQDIARIANLARLELSQDESKRMLAQLNNFFGIVEKMQAVDTSGVSPLSHPVAAIQDVALRLRDDLVSEGNNRDANMQNAPAAEKGYFLVPKVIE
- a CDS encoding rod shape-determining protein, encoding MFGAFRRYFSTDLAIDLGTANTLIFARDKGIVLDEPSVVAIRHEGGPHGKKVIQAVGREAKAMLGKVPGNIEAIRPMKDGVIADFVITEQMIKQFIKMVHPRSVLTPSPRIIICVPCGSTQVERRAIKDAAEAAGATAVYLIEEPMAAGIGAGLPVSEASGSMVVDIGGGTTEVGVISLGGMVYKGSVRVGGDKFDESIISYIRRNYGMLIGEPTAELIKKQIGSAFPGSEVKELEVKGRNLSEGVPRSFTISSNEVLEALTDPLNQIVSAVKNALEQTPPELGADIAERGMMLTGGGALLRDLDRLLAEETGLPVLVAEEPLTCVVRGCGMALETMDRQGSIFTSD
- the mreC gene encoding rod shape-determining protein MreC; the protein is MSLDTLDHRAPSLFKQQASRTSQLALYSALALFLMVADARFKITTPVRSALSVALSPVQWVVAQPVLAYQNASRYAEVQQQAVAREDAARKELVVMAQRAELADELIKENEHLRSMLELRERSLTPGQVAEVVYDSPDPYTRRVVIDKGQADGVEPGSPVLDEKGVIGQVTRVYPTRAEVTLLIDRDQAIPVFNPRTGARSVAYGDASSTRAGGLELRFMPSNADVQVGDLLTTSGIDGLYPLGLPVAKVVTVDRRADSAFTRIYCEPVGRVQGVRHVMVLKPQGRTEHPEAANMQAKADAEKADRAAKARGKKEAAAAEKEKAAAEKAGAKPAKDPA